ACCTTTGTTTAATTAACCTGCTTAGCATGCTAAACATGCTGTTTTCCTTAActggttttcctcttttagCCATGCAGGACATtaaagacaggaaagaaaagcgTTGGTTTTGCGTCTTCAGCCTCGCAGCCAGTAGTGCCAGCTCTCCCATCCTGATGAGGGGACTGCTGGCTCAGCTCTCACAGGGAAGGACTATGCTGGGCTCCTGAGCACCAGAGATCCCAGCAGCTCTAGAGCTCAGTGCTGGGCCTGGGAGCTGCCCTCCAGATCAGGGAGTCTGACCATGTCCCAGTGTGCCATTGCATTTATCaacagcagccctgtgcctggagCATGCTGCTTGCATCTCCCATATTTTACCGAGgcttaagaaattaattctccTGCTTTCTGTGGACTTTGAGCATGGGCTGATCTTACGGAAATAAGATCTGTGGGAGTAAGACTTTGACATCACATGAAAAATCCCAGTAGAGAAGTGTGATAAAGCTGAACACTGCTGGAGGAAGCAAATCAGGCAAATCCCAGGCCAATCCCAGCTCTTAAAGTTCTGAGTGACCCTCTCTGATGGCCCCACTGGCCCTGGGAACAATGGATTGACCTGCAGGGAAATGCTGGCCAAACAGGCCTGGATGGACATGCTTTGTTCCTGTGTCACAGGTAGCTTGTCCCCTGCATGGGCCCCTTGGAACCATGTTGCAGCCTCACATCCCACTTGCCTCTGgccccatctcctgctgctACTGCCTGCACCCCCTGGACAGACCCTGGCCCACCCCTTCTCCAGGTCTGGGGCTAGTGATGGACCCTGTTACCAGCACCTGGCTCTGCCCACTCTGCTCAGGTGCTGTGCAACTGTCCCCATGGGTGAAGGTCCTGCTGCGCTTGGGGTCCCTTCGGTCCTGGCATGTCCCCCTTGCCAAACAGTGCTGTTCCCCAATACCCACAAACACTCATCTGTAAAACCATCCCCACCATTTGCCACAGGTGTCGCACCACCCACCAGTTGGGATCTTGGTGTTGTCCACGGGCAGGTAGGAATCTGCTTCAATAGAAATCTCGTGGTCGTAGATATCCCGTGAGCCCTGCAGGAGGATGGGAAATACTGGGATTCCTGCTATGGCCCTTCCACCATTCAAACAGCCCTAAGCACATCCAGGAAGTCACTGCCCATGGTGGTGATACAACTGATCTGGTAGCACCTGGGGGACCTCCTGGCTGTCATCCCACCTTGACCCTGGACACAGGACAAAGGTACCAGCACAGGCAAAAACTGGCATGGAACTTGGGAGCTGTAAATCCTGCAGGGCTGAGACGATCAGTCTGAACTTGTACCTCATCAACCACTACCACCCTGCAGATTGACTAGCCAAAACATGGTGGATGCTGAGAACACAGCAGCAGGcaaaaggggaaggaagcaaGTGTGGGGAAGCACAACCCATCCTCCTGGCTCATCTCCTGCAGTGCGGGGGGGGTTGtacttctcttcctctcccgcAGCCTCGGGGATGCTGGCAGGGAACCTGCTGAGCTGGAAGGGGAGCAGGATCAAAGCTGAGCCTGCACATCACTGTCTAATCTGAGCAGCAATTTCATGCCCAACGGTCTCCTGTTCCTCTGGAAATACGCCTGAGTTGCATGCTGTCGGTGTTGATATTACTGTACTGCTGGGAGGAAAAATTGAGGATAAACTAACAACTGCACAGCCATTATTAGGGCAGCAGCCTGAGCAGACCTCCTGCATGGAGGGGCTGGGATGTCTCTCACTAACAGTTTTAAGGGTCTTTGTCTCACACCCAAGTGTGACTGCACTGTCCCATCCTATTGCTCCGACCAGCAACCTTTTATTTCCCAGATCCTTCTCCTCCAAGCCCAGTTATCAACAGGGTGAGACTAAAACACAGCTGCAATACAGTTCCCTAGCTGGCAGAATCCTGGACTCTTGTGTTGGAGCCCTCTGCATCTTGCTACTGCCCCACTCTGCAACCTTGGCCACCTCACATCCCCTTTCCATGATGTTTCTCCTCCCCATTTTGGCCTGGGTATTTTGGTGCTGCACTGACACTGGCTGGCACTACAGGCCCTGAACTCTGCTGCACCATCCACACAAGGGTTCAGTACGTTGTCTCAGAAGCGCCAAGAGAAGACAGCTAAGAAATGCTAGTCCATCACTAGGGCATGCCAGTTCTGCACCTCCTCTGTAATCTTCCTGAGGGATCAGGAGAGACTGAAACTCCCCTGAAACAGTTACACACAAAAGGAGAGTTAATATTCATGATGGGATGTCTCTGTTCATGACACACTGGGATAATGCATCCTCAGTTGAGGTCTACGTGATTCAGTCCTGTCCCTGCATGTAGCCCATGATGCAGAGGCAAGCCCCATTGCTGTGTCCTCAGAAGCACACTGTGTCCTCAGACCAGCATGTTGGTCCCAATGATCCTGTGGATCATCCCATAGGTCCCCAGGCTTTCTTCCCCTGCACAATGTCCTTCCACGGGGTTCATCATCCCATGCTTACCTGCCCTGCGAGGTTGAAGTATGCATGGTTTGTCAGGTTGACGGGTGTTGTCTTGCTGGTCTGGGCTCGATAGTTGATGGCCAGCTCCCCGCCACTGAGTGTGTAGGTCACCCAGACTTTCAGGTCACCAGGGTAGCCTTCCTCACCATCGGGGCTGAGCCGGAAGAAGCAGACGCCATTCGGGAGGACCTGGGGGCTCCAGAGAACCTGCAAGGAGTGTGCTGTTGGTGGGACAGTCATGGAAAACATGGTGCCCTTCTGTcctgccccaggctgggctgaACCCAGGGACAAAAGGTACTCAAGGAATGACACACTGAAACAAAGCCTTTTTCAATCATCTTTCCTGCTCTTACtcctagaagaaaaagaaaaaaagagcccAAACGATCTTTTTCTGCCTATGAAGGACTAAACCccaatatctcctttttcaaaaagaaaaagagaagtgggAGAAAACACAAGCACCAGCCTGCTCTTGGTCAGTCAGGACCAGCAGCAGGGAATGAGTTTTCCAATGAGCAGCCAAACAAACAAGGCAGTTTGCTGATGAGGGTCTGTCCCTGCCTGTGTTACTCTGTACCTAGAGGGGCCACGTGTTTGATTTTTGCCCTGCTGCTGGACTTATTCCCCTTCCCATGGATCTCCCGGTGTGCAACATCACCTCAACAAGCTGCCGCCCTTCCCTCAGCTAACTTGGGGCTGGCTTCTAGGACAATGTAAATACACCCTGGGAGCTCCTGCTTAGGGGCTGAGGTTGGGTTAAGTAGTACCAGATGTATCGCCAGATACATCCACACGTCAGTGCTGATCCAGAGAACTGGGACCTCTCCATTTCTTGCCCCTGCCAGAGACCAGGGCTCTGCTTGGAGCTGAACCTGCTGGTGAGCGAAGCAAGCCAGCACACTGTAAATTTAGCTGCCCAGACAGCCTCTTTGACCCTGGCTGTGGACCCAATGCTAAGCAGATGTCTCAGCACCTTTGAGGATGGATGTGCAACAAGAAGTGAGGTGCCCAGTCTCTGGAGTGCCTTAGGAATAGTTACTATCTAACCAAAGAGGACAGATCTAGGGGCAGGGGCCAAACAATGCTTTTGACATGACCCCTTTCATGTCCCATGCAGAGATCACAAACTTGGGGCACTTGTCAAAAGCCAACATTTTCACCAAACACAGGAACTGCGAGTGTCATATGTGATaaccaggctgcagagcaggtcCTCCTGCACGGAGTGCAGTTCAactgcagctcccactgctGTGGAACGCTGTGGTTTTATAAATGAGTTTCTATTTAagttctttgaagaaaaagcttttaaaggcCAGTAAGCACACAGATATcactattttttaaagctaagaGGGTTATTTTCTGAAGTCCCCCAGTCTCCCAGCAGTGTGGTCAGATATTGCCACCACATAAGCATGGTTGCAAGCTTCCTTGTCATCAGACCACGCTCTGACTGCAGCACCGAGGTCTGCAAGATCAGGAAAAACTGACAAAATGGCCAAGATAGTCACAGCGAGGAGCCAGCATGTCTTGTTTTTGTTAGAGCTGACCACAGGTCTCTGCACAGTGACTATTACCTGGCTAGACGGGGTCTTGAGCAGGTGCCCAAGCATGCCCCGTGGGCTGGAGGACACAAAGCCCTGCCTGGGAGGTGTCGCTGCCTTGTCCCCACCAAGTTGAGATGCCTTCAGCAAGCaagaagaggcaggagaagagaCCATGTTCCCCATCTGCAGAAGACAGCCTGGAAGCCCCGGATGCAAAGGAGTTTCCAGCTCCAGCTCACAGGGGGTCAGGGCatatacagaaattaaattgtcCTCTTTGGGGGTACAACAGTCAAGTCATCCCAGTACTCCCTTTTTTCTAAGGCTGCTGAGGAGCGTTTGATCCCAATCTGATGCCAGTCCACACTGCGCTGCCCAGAAGTGAACTTTTTTCCAGACACTCTGACTTTTGCCCCATCAGCCTGGATGTCCTTTCATGAAACAAATGATTAACCCAGGAAAGCAGCTGCACCAGCACGTGAACATGAGTTCCTCTGGGGAAATAATGGATCAGCTACTTGCTGGTTACAAATGCATTTGATCTGACAAAGCCCAAggcttcaggaaagcagagactTCTGAGCCTGCTATGCAATCAGCAGGGTTATCAGCAAGGCTTTCAAGAGAGGAGATGCTCCGCTGCTCTTTGTAGTGCATTGATGGTATCTggacttcagcagcagctcttggaAGAAGATAGGAAGGGCTGAGTGCCCTGGGGTCAGGAAAAGGTCACAGAAAAGGGCTGGAGAGGGGACACAGTGATGCTGGGGCATTTTGCAGGCCTGATCTAGTCACCTACTGATGTGAGTCAGAGCAAGAGCCCGGGTTATGCTGTCACTGGGATGAAAAACGGTGCTGAAGGGGGTAATGCAATAACCACACTTGAACTCACACCACCCTGCTGTCCCTGTATTTGGGAGCGCTGtcaaaagcaagcagcagtgATACTCACTTTCTGCAAACCCAGGACCTCCTGACTCTGGGAGGAGCTATGGGCAGGTAACAGCCTTGAAACCTCAGACACAAGTGAGTCTGCATGGATCACTGTTCCCCGGGGAAACTTCCTTTGGGCACTGGAGGGGCTACAGCACCCCCTCCAGGACGGTGCGGCTGGTGCCTCAGGACCCTCCATTGTGCATGAGGCTGGGCCCTCACCACCATGTCCCAACCCATGCTCTCTGAGAACAGCACCTCGCACCAGGACAACCCCATCAGAATTGGTCTCACAAGGCCTCAGGGCTGCAGTAACGCAGAGGAAGCACAGCAATCCTCTGCATGGCATCCAAGAATGCACAAGTGAGCTCTGCTAAGGCACCTGGGCAAAGACAAGCCGACCCAGAAGCTCACAGGGTCTTGCTTCCCTCCAGTCCTGCACTCACAGCACTTTCTGGGAGCTGATTCAACTCGATAACCACCAGAAAGCCCTGCAGGGTCGGGAGTGAAGATATCATATCCCATTGCCACAATCCCAGAGGCTGTGTGCCAGAGGACACTGGGacaccccccacatccccccccccccgcctgaTTTTCACCTTGTCAAATCCCCTGGCTCCTCCATGCAGGCTGTTGGGCCCATTGTTGAGGAACAGCTGATACTCCTTGCCATCCACGGTGAACCTCCCCTTCGCAATCCTGTTAGCAACACGCCCCACAACAGCACCGAAGAAGGGGTGCTTCCTCGTGTAACCTGGCCAGAAAAACATTGCATGGTTAAAGAGAAAGATTGGGACAGGATGGGTGGTCTCTAGGTGTGCTTACAGACCTCAGGGgtgtttctctctgcttcccccCAGTACTAAATAGGTGACTGCGGTCCCAGTGTTTCACAGGGCACACAGCTTGCTGGTCATGCACACCTTTGATTAAAACAGCCTGATAGGATCTTGTATTCTTTGCAGATTTGCAGAAAAGGCATCTGTCACTGCCAAAGCGTGACACAGAGCTGCCCTGCTAGAGGGGCACACTGTGACCTGAGGCCACCAGGGTCCCCATTCCCTGTCCACCACTGAGCCCAGGACAGGCAGCTGGAGTTGTATTTATTCAGCCCACGATCTGGAGGGGACCCTTAGAAGCAAATCATGCAGTGTGGcaataaaccagaaaacactgattaaattgcctgattttatttttttttttaaaagaaatagatttAGACCCACCTTCCAAAGTGTCAAAGCCTAGGACAACATCTGAAAattccccatccctgcctttCGTCTCCAGAGCGGCGATTATGCAACCTAAGGACAGGATCTCCACTTTCACGCTGTCTGACTTTAACACAAACTTTTCCAccactcctcctccttcctcccggGGCATCTGCCCGAACACCTCTCTCTTAACTTCCGTCATTGCTCCCCAAAACCCGGTCCCCAGCACCGCCGGCAAGGAGCTGCAGTGGCAGGGAAGGACGCTAAGGAGGAAGCAATGGTGGCCAGGAGCAGAGCAAACACGGTTCTAGAGAGCAGTCATAAAAATCACATGATTGCATCCTGCGCCGGGAGGAGTTACGCCATGGATTGGCTACTCCCTGGCTTGGCAGACAGCAGGCAGGCCAGCAAGCGGCAGCCATGGAGGGATGCATCGGAGGGTGGGGAGGGCTTTCACCTGAGGGCAGCAGCCCTCTGGGTCTGCTCAGCTGGAGGTGgcgggggagagagggaaggatgcTGAAAAGAGAGAGCAAGGCTGCGCCTGCTGAGGCTtgtgctgccctgcagccaccagcctgCACATTCAGGCTTTCAGAGGACAGAGCCTCCCCACTGCCAGCTCTTCTCCCCCATTTTCATTAcactgctgcacctttcagggCCCTTGCAAAGTATGACATgacaaaatgctgttttctcccTTTATGCCCCCACCCCTTAGCCCCTCTGCCAGAGGCACAAGGCAGGTCTAGCGCCTGCTAGAGCTGTAAATCGGGCTCAGGGTGTTTGCTGGCCGGGTGTTAGTCTCAAAGTCACATTCACATGGCCCTGACCCAGACTCCATTAAAAATCATTATCTTTTGAAATACCAGCTTCTTCCGTCTCAGGAAGAAATTTGCAGGCAATTTCAGTCCACAGGAAAACCCTAGCAACATTTAATTAATGTCTGTGCACATTTTTGACATCTCTTGGCAAGGTTCAGGAGCAAGGCAAAAGAACTTCACTACAATTTGATATTGTTACATGTTTATGAGGGCCCATTTTCAGAATTTGTTCAAAGAACCAATAATTCCAAGAACTGCCACCAAAA
The DNA window shown above is from Grus americana isolate bGruAme1 chromosome 3, bGruAme1.mat, whole genome shotgun sequence and carries:
- the GALM gene encoding galactose mutarotase isoform X2, with the translated sequence MTEVKREVFGQMPREEGGGVVEKFVLKSDSVKVEILSLGCIIAALETKGRDGEFSDVVLGFDTLEGYTRKHPFFGAVVGRVANRIAKGRFTVDGKEYQLFLNNGPNSLHGGARGFDKVLWSPQVLPNGVCFFRLSPDGEEGYPGDLKVWVTYTLSGGELAINYRAQTSKTTPVNLTNHAYFNLAGQGSRDIYDHEISIEADSYLPVDNTKIPTGEVAAVQGTSFDLRQPVELGKHLQKFHLDGFDHNFCLQQAQARRRVASLTSPMHCSGRARNTTTPHGSCSTLLKESGC
- the GALM gene encoding galactose mutarotase isoform X1 — protein: MTEVKREVFGQMPREEGGGVVEKFVLKSDSVKVEILSLGCIIAALETKGRDGEFSDVVLGFDTLEGYTRKHPFFGAVVGRVANRIAKGRFTVDGKEYQLFLNNGPNSLHGGARGFDKVLWSPQVLPNGVCFFRLSPDGEEGYPGDLKVWVTYTLSGGELAINYRAQTSKTTPVNLTNHAYFNLAGQGSRDIYDHEISIEADSYLPVDNTKIPTGEVAAVQGTSFDLRQPVELGKHLQKFHLDGFDHNFCLQQAQARRRVARACHPPTGRAMEVHTTQPGIQFYTGNNLDGSLKGKGAVAYPKHSAFCLETQNWPDAVNKPHFPNALLRPGEEYNHTTWLLFNTA